The Agarilytica rhodophyticola genome has a window encoding:
- a CDS encoding rhodanese-like domain-containing protein gives MTENGLPLVISANSFAEKLTSSALPEDICIVDLSEETNFIAGHIPGAIYLPYRMLVAGEAPAPGKLPNQERLTEIFQYLGLTPETHFIVCDDEGGGWAGRFIWTLDVIGHKHYSYIDGGMIAWKAMGLPIETGQQENLRTRTDIIIKDIDRSPIIDLDEIVQELPHKTFIVWDARSPQEYDGSKVVAAKGGHIPGAINAQWTDLMDRENNFIIRQDAQAYLQHLGLDGALPVITHCQTHHRSGFTYLVGKTLGFDIRAYDGSWSEWGNHPDTPVEK, from the coding sequence ATTACTGAGAACGGCTTACCCCTTGTGATTTCAGCTAATAGCTTTGCAGAAAAGTTAACAAGTTCAGCATTGCCTGAAGATATTTGTATTGTCGACCTCTCTGAAGAAACCAACTTCATCGCTGGACACATCCCTGGCGCAATCTATTTACCTTATCGCATGCTGGTGGCGGGGGAAGCGCCTGCACCAGGAAAATTACCCAACCAGGAGCGTTTAACAGAAATTTTCCAATATCTAGGGCTCACTCCAGAGACTCACTTTATTGTCTGCGACGACGAGGGCGGTGGTTGGGCTGGCCGCTTTATCTGGACACTAGACGTTATCGGCCATAAACACTATTCATACATTGACGGAGGAATGATCGCCTGGAAAGCAATGGGCCTTCCCATAGAAACAGGCCAACAGGAAAACCTTCGCACAAGAACAGATATCATTATCAAAGATATTGATCGCAGTCCTATCATTGATCTCGATGAAATAGTACAAGAGCTACCGCATAAAACCTTTATCGTATGGGACGCTCGCAGCCCACAAGAATATGACGGAAGCAAAGTTGTCGCAGCGAAAGGCGGCCATATTCCCGGTGCTATTAATGCTCAATGGACAGATTTAATGGATAGAGAAAACAACTTTATTATTCGACAAGATGCGCAAGCATATTTACAACACTTAGGACTTGATGGAGCACTGCCCGTCATTACTCATTGTCAAACACATCATCGTTCAGGTTTCACTTACTTAGTCGGCAAAACTTTAGGTTTTGATATTCGTGCCTACGACGGCTCGTGGTCTGAGTGGGGCAACCATCCAGATACTCCTGTTGAAAAGTAA
- the rsgA gene encoding small ribosomal subunit biogenesis GTPase RsgA, with amino-acid sequence MSKRRLSQTQARRIKQKQQKQRENANKGDNPPLGLDEDSLGIEQHGRVVAHYGTQVDIEAHNADPDNGRKGTIRCFLRANLGSIVTGDHVIWRASKKDDLGVVVSCQPRQSLLSRPDTFGKLKPVAANVSQIIITIAPKPEAHTNLIDRYLVIAEINDIAPIIIINKADLISEQNRANFSAITKLYTNLGYRVLSMSAHSHQDIAQLTALIKGKTSIFVGQSGVGKSSIIQRLVPEQEILVGSLSEATAKGRHTTTHSQLFHFAQGGECIDSPGIREFGLWHLHSEDVIKGFVELREIAQMCKFRDCLHEVEPGCAIRQALEDQTITQQRFDSYKRIIASLNDVAMKTMNNLD; translated from the coding sequence ATGAGCAAACGTAGACTATCGCAAACCCAGGCGCGAAGAATAAAACAAAAACAGCAAAAGCAAAGAGAAAATGCAAATAAAGGCGATAACCCCCCCTTGGGCCTTGATGAAGATTCTCTCGGCATAGAACAACATGGTAGAGTTGTCGCCCACTATGGTACACAGGTAGATATTGAAGCACACAACGCTGATCCAGATAACGGGAGAAAAGGCACCATACGTTGCTTTTTACGTGCAAACCTGGGCAGTATTGTCACTGGTGACCACGTCATTTGGCGAGCCAGTAAAAAGGATGATTTGGGGGTTGTGGTTTCATGCCAGCCTAGGCAATCTCTGCTCAGCAGACCCGATACTTTTGGTAAGCTAAAGCCTGTGGCAGCTAACGTCAGCCAAATTATTATTACCATCGCACCGAAGCCAGAGGCACACACTAACCTTATCGATCGTTACCTAGTAATAGCAGAAATAAATGATATTGCTCCCATAATCATTATCAATAAAGCGGATTTAATTAGTGAGCAAAACCGAGCTAACTTCTCCGCCATCACCAAGCTCTATACCAACCTGGGATATCGGGTCCTTTCAATGAGTGCTCATAGCCATCAAGATATCGCACAATTGACAGCATTGATTAAAGGCAAAACCAGCATATTTGTTGGTCAATCAGGGGTCGGCAAATCTTCTATTATTCAGCGCCTAGTCCCCGAGCAGGAAATACTGGTTGGCAGCTTGTCTGAAGCCACTGCCAAGGGCCGACATACCACGACTCACTCACAACTATTTCATTTTGCTCAAGGTGGGGAGTGTATTGACTCGCCGGGTATTCGTGAATTTGGGCTCTGGCACTTGCACAGTGAAGATGTCATCAAGGGTTTTGTCGAATTACGGGAAATTGCCCAAATGTGTAAATTTCGCGATTGTCTGCACGAAGTAGAGCCAGGCTGCGCTATTCGCCAAGCGCTAGAAGATCAAACCATAACGCAGCAGAGATTTGATAGTTATAAACGCATCATCGCAAGCCTAAATGATGTCGCAATGAAAACAATGAATAATTTAGATTAA
- the orn gene encoding oligoribonuclease has translation MENLTSSSENNLIWLDLEMTGLIPERDVIIEIATIVTDQNLNILAEGPVMAIHQPEAVLNAMDEWNTNQHGGSGLVDRVTNSQISVVEAERRTMAFVEQWVPSGKSPMCGNSIGQDRRFLARYMPTFEAYFHYRNLDVSSVKELASRWKPEILEHVKKKGTHLAMDDIRDSIDELKCYREHFFKV, from the coding sequence ATGGAAAACCTAACTTCTAGCAGTGAAAACAATTTAATTTGGCTTGATCTTGAGATGACCGGATTAATTCCCGAACGAGATGTCATTATCGAGATAGCGACGATTGTTACCGATCAAAATCTCAATATCCTAGCCGAGGGCCCGGTTATGGCCATTCATCAGCCTGAGGCTGTGCTAAATGCGATGGACGAATGGAATACCAACCAGCACGGGGGGTCTGGCTTGGTTGACCGAGTAACTAATAGCCAAATTAGTGTGGTTGAGGCCGAGCGCCGAACGATGGCTTTCGTAGAACAGTGGGTTCCCAGTGGGAAGTCGCCTATGTGTGGTAACTCAATTGGACAAGATAGGCGCTTCTTGGCGCGCTATATGCCAACGTTTGAAGCTTACTTTCACTATCGTAACCTTGATGTCAGCAGTGTGAAAGAACTTGCATCGCGCTGGAAGCCTGAAATCCTTGAACATGTAAAGAAGAAAGGGACACATCTTGCAATGGATGACATTAGAGACTCAATTGATGAGCTCAAATGTTATCGAGAGCATTTTTTTAAGGTGTAA
- the queG gene encoding tRNA epoxyqueuosine(34) reductase QueG has protein sequence MSSLYQTLAEQIHHWTRELGFQQVGISAADVSDQQQHFQNWIDKGYHGDMAWMVEHGEKRTQPQKLIPGTTRVISVRMNYLPPETEQIKILKSPSKAYVSRYALGRDYHKLIRKRLATIAQKIEDFCQSHDIPLPENQRAFVDSAPVLERPLAQQAGLGWVGKHTLLINKSAGSWFFLGEIYTNLPLPTNQHIPENACGDCQACLQVCPTDAFPKPYVLDATRCISYLTIENKGPIAEEFREVMGNRVFGCDDCQAICPWNKYADFTKEKDFHPRHHLDSAELVDLFNWNEQEFLDRTAGSAIRRIGYQNWLRNLAIGLGNAPASTEIVHALNRRIEANEEGWLQEHFLWALERQKQPPKRRKRKLKRN, from the coding sequence ATGTCATCCCTTTACCAGACGCTTGCTGAACAAATACACCATTGGACGCGAGAACTCGGCTTTCAGCAGGTGGGTATTAGCGCAGCCGATGTCTCGGATCAGCAACAGCACTTTCAAAATTGGATTGATAAAGGCTACCACGGGGATATGGCGTGGATGGTGGAGCATGGAGAAAAACGAACACAGCCACAAAAATTGATTCCTGGCACAACTCGGGTTATTTCGGTGCGGATGAACTACTTACCCCCGGAAACAGAGCAAATCAAAATTCTTAAATCCCCCTCCAAAGCTTATGTCTCTCGTTATGCTCTAGGGCGCGACTATCACAAGCTCATCCGCAAACGCTTGGCCACTATTGCACAAAAAATTGAGGACTTCTGTCAAAGCCACGATATCCCCCTGCCAGAAAATCAAAGGGCATTCGTCGATAGTGCGCCGGTTTTAGAGAGGCCTTTAGCGCAACAGGCCGGCCTCGGGTGGGTGGGTAAGCACACATTGCTGATCAATAAGTCTGCAGGCAGCTGGTTTTTTCTAGGTGAAATTTATACCAACTTGCCCTTGCCTACTAATCAACACATCCCTGAAAATGCCTGCGGCGATTGCCAGGCCTGTCTGCAAGTATGCCCAACAGACGCATTTCCCAAACCCTATGTTCTTGACGCCACCCGCTGTATCTCTTATCTCACCATTGAAAACAAAGGTCCGATTGCCGAAGAGTTCAGAGAAGTTATGGGTAACCGCGTGTTTGGGTGCGACGATTGTCAGGCCATATGCCCCTGGAACAAATACGCCGATTTTACAAAAGAAAAGGATTTTCACCCAAGGCACCATCTGGACTCAGCAGAGCTAGTGGATCTGTTTAATTGGAATGAGCAGGAATTCTTAGATCGGACTGCCGGCTCAGCTATTCGTAGGATCGGTTACCAAAACTGGCTGCGCAACCTTGCCATCGGCTTAGGCAACGCTCCAGCATCAACAGAAATTGTCCACGCACTAAATAGACGAATAGAAGCAAATGAGGAAGGTTGGTTACAAGAACATTTCTTATGGGCGCTTGAGCGGCAAAAACAACCGCCCAAACGTCGTAAGAGGAAACTTAAAAGAAATTAA
- a CDS encoding NAD(P)H-hydrate dehydratase yields the protein MTSKLPQYLYTCEQTRLLDQAAIEQTNISGIVLMKNAARAALSVLIDTWGQSRRIVVFCGSGNNGGDGYLLAGLAAQKKIPVSVFSLATPSSLSGDVQKAYYFAIGEGAEVLPVQNIAADTLDDAIVVDAMIGSGFHGELRDNVRQTCALIRRTNSPVLALDIPTGVNGDTGVACEGAIKADVTVTFVAVKQGLLTASGPEYCGKLFFDNLAIPDHIYQHVDRPVERISQITKLMPRSADSHKGDYGRVLVVGGDLGMGGAALLAAESAMRAGAGGVMLATRPEHVAAALARIPEVMSVGINSGPELEDYTAKADVLIVGPGLGQSAWSQQLLYFALKAQVAKIIDADALNLIAQRFVSCDQDTTTTEEAWDKNSYHKIGFVMTPHPGEAARLLGCSTAEIVNDRFAAVTALHKKYGGISVLKGAGTLIADEQGSTLTNVGNPGMAVAGMGDVLTGIIAALVAQGMTLKEAAVAGVCIHGHAGDCASQDGQVGILASDLMPFIRQLVNRGIESN from the coding sequence ATGACAAGTAAGCTTCCCCAGTACCTCTACACCTGTGAACAAACACGTTTACTCGATCAAGCAGCTATTGAGCAAACCAATATCTCCGGTATTGTACTGATGAAAAATGCTGCAAGAGCCGCATTATCCGTCCTTATTGATACCTGGGGGCAAAGCCGCAGAATTGTTGTCTTTTGTGGCTCGGGGAATAACGGCGGAGACGGTTATTTATTAGCGGGCTTAGCCGCCCAGAAAAAAATACCGGTGTCTGTATTTTCATTGGCAACTCCTAGCTCCCTATCGGGGGATGTACAGAAAGCCTACTACTTCGCTATTGGCGAAGGGGCGGAGGTTTTGCCTGTGCAGAATATTGCAGCCGACACGCTTGATGATGCCATCGTTGTCGACGCCATGATCGGTAGCGGTTTCCATGGTGAGCTCAGAGATAATGTGCGTCAAACCTGTGCGTTAATTCGCCGCACTAACTCCCCCGTATTAGCTTTGGATATTCCCACTGGTGTTAACGGCGATACCGGTGTTGCTTGTGAAGGCGCGATCAAGGCTGATGTCACCGTGACATTTGTGGCGGTTAAACAGGGGCTATTGACCGCATCAGGCCCGGAGTATTGTGGCAAGCTTTTCTTCGATAACTTGGCCATTCCAGATCATATTTATCAACACGTGGATCGGCCTGTTGAACGTATTTCCCAGATTACCAAGCTGATGCCTCGCTCTGCTGATTCCCATAAAGGAGATTACGGACGGGTGCTTGTGGTTGGTGGTGATTTAGGCATGGGAGGCGCTGCGCTATTAGCTGCCGAGTCTGCTATGAGAGCTGGAGCAGGTGGCGTTATGCTCGCCACTCGGCCCGAACATGTTGCCGCAGCTTTAGCGCGCATCCCTGAAGTAATGAGTGTCGGTATTAACTCAGGGCCAGAGTTGGAAGATTACACTGCGAAAGCCGATGTGCTTATTGTGGGGCCGGGACTTGGGCAGAGTGCTTGGTCACAACAACTTTTGTATTTTGCTTTAAAAGCGCAGGTTGCCAAAATTATTGATGCCGACGCACTCAATTTAATTGCCCAAAGATTTGTATCTTGTGATCAAGATACAACAACTACAGAAGAAGCGTGGGACAAAAACAGCTATCATAAAATAGGGTTTGTGATGACACCTCATCCAGGTGAGGCTGCCCGTTTACTTGGTTGTTCAACCGCTGAAATTGTTAACGATCGTTTTGCTGCAGTGACAGCCTTACACAAAAAGTATGGCGGTATCAGTGTTTTAAAAGGCGCGGGCACCTTAATCGCGGATGAGCAGGGTAGCACGCTGACTAATGTCGGCAATCCAGGTATGGCTGTCGCTGGGATGGGAGATGTTCTGACTGGAATTATCGCAGCCTTGGTCGCGCAAGGTATGACGTTGAAAGAGGCTGCTGTGGCTGGTGTCTGTATTCATGGCCATGCTGGAGATTGCGCTTCCCAAGATGGTCAAGTGGGTATTTTGGCAAGCGATTTAATGCCGTTTATTCGTCAATTAGTTAATCGTGGTATAGAGTCAAATTGA
- the tsaE gene encoding tRNA (adenosine(37)-N6)-threonylcarbamoyltransferase complex ATPase subunit type 1 TsaE has translation MHKEFFLANEKATIAYGRAIGGLIGGLLKGSRVKDSIVVYLEGTLGAGKTTFCQGVLAAYNYSGQVKSPTYTLVEPYDLDGIQVYHFDLYRLGDPEELEFMGIRDYFGENTVALIEWPQKGHGYIPKADMIVSLNPMDEGRKLTITSKTERGVAVLSLLETQNL, from the coding sequence ATGCACAAGGAATTCTTTTTAGCTAATGAAAAGGCGACTATTGCTTACGGCAGAGCCATTGGGGGATTAATAGGCGGCCTTTTAAAAGGTAGTAGGGTAAAAGACTCTATCGTAGTCTACCTCGAAGGCACACTCGGTGCTGGTAAAACCACTTTTTGCCAAGGTGTGTTAGCGGCGTATAATTATTCAGGTCAAGTTAAGAGTCCAACTTATACTCTTGTAGAGCCCTATGACCTCGATGGCATACAAGTGTATCACTTTGATTTGTATCGTCTTGGTGATCCTGAAGAATTGGAGTTTATGGGAATCCGTGACTATTTTGGCGAAAATACAGTGGCGCTTATTGAATGGCCGCAAAAAGGTCACGGATATATTCCTAAGGCAGATATGATCGTGAGTTTAAACCCTATGGATGAGGGACGTAAGCTGACTATAACAAGTAAAACGGAACGTGGAGTGGCTGTATTATCGTTGCTAGAAACTCAAAACCTGTAG
- a CDS encoding N-acetylmuramoyl-L-alanine amidase, with protein MLFVADVNSANVEGVRLWRAPDHTRLVFDLSGPVEHKIFSLKQPDRIVIDIDKSQFKASLASLDFDKTSISKMRYGKRDKDDLRVVLDMAKTTQPRSFVLKKHAGKPDRLVIDIYGEGTKTQKTVAKVQPSVGSKKDILIAIDAGHGGEDPGSIGPGGIYEKTVVLKISKALKSIIDKEPGFKATLIRNGDYYVENTLRRQKAREMRADLFVSIHSDGFTDPRAKGASVFALSRRGATSQMARILASKANESDLIGGAGSVSLSDKDDVLAGVLVDLSMTATLASSLDVGGRVLKNMGSFTSLHKNHVEQAAFIVLKSPDVPSILVETGFITNPKESKKLKSPAHQQKLAKAVFKGIKAYFYDNPPEGTYVAWKKYGGKETAGRGAGGQSHTIAAGDTLSSIAKKYKISVTELKNKNKLTSSTIRIGQVLTIPAS; from the coding sequence GTGCTCTTTGTTGCAGATGTCAACAGCGCTAATGTCGAGGGTGTTCGGCTCTGGCGAGCGCCGGATCATACTCGTTTAGTGTTTGACCTCTCAGGCCCTGTCGAACACAAAATCTTTTCTCTAAAGCAACCTGATCGTATTGTTATCGACATCGATAAAAGTCAATTTAAGGCCAGTTTAGCTAGCCTTGACTTTGATAAAACATCTATTAGCAAAATGCGTTATGGCAAACGTGATAAAGACGATCTACGTGTTGTTTTAGATATGGCTAAGACAACTCAGCCACGCAGTTTTGTTTTAAAGAAACATGCGGGTAAACCTGATCGTCTAGTGATTGATATCTATGGCGAAGGTACTAAAACCCAAAAAACGGTAGCGAAAGTTCAACCCAGTGTCGGTAGTAAAAAAGATATTCTAATTGCTATTGATGCCGGACACGGTGGCGAGGATCCAGGCTCTATTGGTCCAGGTGGTATCTATGAAAAGACCGTGGTGTTAAAAATTAGTAAGGCCCTCAAAAGTATCATCGATAAAGAGCCTGGATTTAAAGCAACGCTGATACGCAATGGTGATTACTATGTTGAAAACACTTTGCGGCGGCAAAAAGCCAGAGAAATGAGGGCTGATCTTTTTGTCTCCATTCATTCGGATGGTTTTACCGACCCACGTGCAAAAGGCGCGTCTGTTTTTGCTTTATCGCGTCGAGGCGCTACCAGCCAGATGGCTCGTATTCTGGCATCAAAAGCGAATGAGTCAGATCTTATCGGCGGTGCTGGCAGCGTTAGCCTGAGTGATAAAGACGATGTTCTCGCAGGCGTGCTGGTTGATTTGTCGATGACAGCCACTTTGGCAAGTAGTTTAGATGTTGGCGGTCGAGTATTAAAAAATATGGGCAGTTTTACCAGCTTGCATAAAAATCATGTTGAACAGGCTGCATTTATTGTATTGAAATCGCCCGATGTGCCCTCAATTTTGGTGGAGACAGGGTTTATTACCAATCCCAAAGAATCGAAAAAACTAAAGTCGCCGGCCCATCAACAGAAATTAGCAAAAGCTGTTTTTAAGGGGATTAAGGCTTATTTTTATGACAATCCGCCCGAGGGCACTTACGTTGCGTGGAAAAAATATGGTGGTAAAGAAACCGCCGGCCGTGGAGCTGGAGGCCAATCTCACACCATAGCGGCGGGGGACACCTTATCTTCTATTGCTAAGAAATATAAAATTAGTGTGACTGAATTAAAAAACAAAAATAAGCTGACATCATCGACTATACGAATAGGCCAAGTGCTGACTATTCCTGCAAGTTAA
- the mutL gene encoding DNA mismatch repair endonuclease MutL codes for MNAIKILSPRLANQIAAGEVVERPASVIKELLENSVDAGATQLDVEVEAGGVKLIRVRDNGCGISQEDLPLALSRHATSKIHQLDDLEAVLTLGFRGEALASISSVARLKLTSNNGDGTAGWCAHAEGRDMEAQLSPAAHPQGSTVEVRDLFFNTPARRKFLRTEKTEFNRIEDVLKRIALSRFELGFSLKNNGRVIHSWRPAITRPEQERRIAQICGPAFIENAVHIEIERANLRLWGWVARPTFSRSQADLQHFYVNGRAIKDRLVTHAIKQAYHDVLYHGRHSAFVLYLEVNPSNVDVNVHPTKHEVRFRDGRLVHDFLFSSLHKALADIRPDAESASHERTSSPRQEPVTEAEGFGQSPSQSSLGLGAGSSASAQNFSSSNFASSNHASSAAYSSTPTPSPLNAREQVAHYSALVNSSSVPHSADAQTLQGAQNVIDHDGEIPILGFAIAQVKGVFILAENSAGLVVVDMHAAHERITYEKLKRQFSAQSLQSQPLLVPQSIAISEKEANCAEDNNELFSRIGFIVERAGPETLLIRQIPIILKDADTELLVRDVLSDLIEFGTSQRIEQNINALLSTMACHGSVRANRRLTIAEMNALLRDMEETERSGQCNHGRPTWTQMSMSELDKLFMRGQ; via the coding sequence ATGAATGCAATAAAAATACTTAGTCCGCGTTTGGCTAACCAGATCGCTGCCGGAGAGGTAGTAGAGCGCCCGGCATCGGTGATTAAAGAATTACTGGAAAATAGTGTCGATGCAGGAGCAACACAGTTAGATGTTGAAGTGGAGGCAGGCGGTGTTAAGCTGATTCGTGTGCGAGATAATGGCTGTGGTATTTCGCAAGAGGATTTGCCTCTAGCCTTAAGCCGCCATGCAACCAGCAAAATTCATCAACTTGATGATCTTGAAGCCGTTTTAACCCTTGGCTTTCGTGGTGAAGCGCTGGCAAGTATCAGCTCTGTTGCTCGTTTGAAGTTAACCAGTAACAACGGTGATGGCACTGCAGGTTGGTGCGCCCACGCAGAAGGGCGTGATATGGAAGCTCAGCTTTCACCAGCGGCACATCCTCAAGGGAGTACGGTCGAAGTTCGCGATCTATTTTTTAATACACCTGCCAGGCGCAAGTTTTTACGTACTGAGAAAACAGAGTTTAATCGTATTGAAGATGTCTTAAAACGCATCGCATTATCTCGTTTTGAACTGGGTTTTAGTTTAAAAAATAATGGCCGTGTTATTCATAGTTGGCGACCTGCCATCACTCGTCCTGAACAAGAACGCCGTATCGCGCAAATATGCGGCCCTGCATTTATTGAAAATGCTGTGCATATTGAAATTGAGCGCGCAAATTTGCGTCTCTGGGGGTGGGTCGCGCGGCCCACTTTCTCGCGCAGCCAAGCCGATTTACAACATTTTTATGTTAATGGTCGAGCTATTAAAGACCGACTTGTGACCCATGCGATTAAGCAGGCATATCACGATGTGCTATACCATGGTCGCCATTCTGCTTTTGTTTTATACCTGGAAGTGAATCCTAGCAACGTGGATGTAAATGTTCATCCAACCAAACATGAAGTGCGTTTTCGTGATGGCCGCTTAGTACACGATTTTTTGTTTAGCAGCTTACATAAGGCTCTGGCCGATATTCGTCCCGATGCCGAGAGCGCTTCTCATGAGCGAACAAGCAGTCCGAGGCAGGAACCTGTAACTGAAGCCGAGGGCTTTGGCCAAAGCCCTTCTCAATCTTCCCTTGGTTTGGGGGCGGGGTCATCAGCCTCAGCACAAAACTTTTCCTCATCAAACTTTGCTTCTTCAAACCATGCATCATCTGCGGCTTATTCATCCACGCCCACACCTTCACCGCTGAATGCTCGTGAGCAGGTAGCACATTATTCTGCCTTGGTGAATTCCTCATCTGTACCCCATTCTGCTGATGCACAGACATTACAAGGGGCACAGAATGTTATCGACCATGATGGCGAAATACCTATATTAGGTTTTGCTATTGCTCAGGTTAAAGGGGTATTTATTCTGGCGGAGAATAGTGCGGGCTTAGTGGTTGTTGATATGCATGCGGCTCATGAGCGTATTACTTATGAAAAACTGAAACGACAATTCTCCGCCCAATCCTTACAATCCCAACCGTTACTTGTGCCCCAATCTATTGCTATTAGTGAGAAGGAAGCCAACTGTGCGGAAGATAACAACGAGTTATTTTCACGTATAGGTTTTATTGTCGAACGCGCAGGACCTGAAACGCTTTTGATAAGGCAAATTCCTATTATCTTAAAAGATGCCGATACCGAATTATTAGTACGTGATGTACTTTCTGATCTCATTGAGTTTGGCACCAGTCAGCGTATCGAGCAGAATATTAATGCATTGCTGTCAACCATGGCTTGTCATGGCTCTGTGCGCGCCAACCGACGCCTTACTATTGCCGAAATGAATGCTTTACTGCGTGACATGGAGGAGACCGAGCGCAGCGGCCAGTGCAATCACGGTCGTCCAACCTGGACGCAGATGAGTATGTCTGAATTAGATAAATTGTTTATGCGAGGCCAGTAA
- the miaA gene encoding tRNA (adenosine(37)-N6)-dimethylallyltransferase MiaA, translating to MGPTASGKTDLAIALRGHLNGEIISVDSALVYRGMDIGTAKPTAEELAKAPHRLINIREPNEPYSAADFCRDAKHEIEAILALNKTPILVGGTMMYFKSLLEGLSDMPVANSNIRNAIEQEAKQFGWPHIHKLLQEVDPISAAKIHPNHSQRLSRALEVCRISGKPFSSFQNRLSGGLLEKYDWYQIAISPRDRHCLHERIELRFDQMLTNGLLEEVAALMTRKELHKDLPAIRAVGYRQVWEHLEGLYDRREMRDKGIAATRQLAKRQLTWLRSWQGAQWLFTQQENGNFMTVEELTQIALKIIAKRAI from the coding sequence ATGGGGCCGACAGCATCAGGCAAGACTGACCTTGCTATTGCCTTGCGTGGGCATCTCAATGGCGAAATTATTAGTGTGGATTCCGCTTTGGTATACCGGGGTATGGATATTGGTACAGCCAAGCCTACGGCAGAAGAACTTGCCAAAGCACCCCATCGTTTGATTAATATTCGCGAACCGAATGAGCCTTATTCTGCGGCTGATTTTTGTCGCGATGCTAAACATGAAATTGAAGCAATTTTAGCCTTGAATAAAACACCCATTTTGGTGGGTGGGACAATGATGTATTTTAAGTCGTTACTAGAAGGCTTGTCCGATATGCCTGTTGCCAATAGCAATATCCGCAATGCTATTGAGCAAGAGGCCAAACAATTTGGCTGGCCCCATATCCATAAGCTTTTACAAGAAGTAGATCCTATTTCAGCGGCTAAGATTCATCCTAATCATTCTCAACGTCTAAGTCGTGCATTAGAAGTTTGCCGTATTAGTGGTAAACCATTTTCCAGCTTTCAAAATCGTCTCAGCGGAGGGCTTTTGGAAAAATATGACTGGTACCAAATTGCTATTTCCCCAAGAGACCGACATTGTCTACATGAGCGTATCGAATTGCGTTTTGATCAGATGCTAACAAATGGTTTGCTAGAAGAAGTAGCGGCTTTAATGACTCGTAAGGAACTGCACAAAGACTTACCTGCAATTCGAGCTGTTGGCTATCGGCAAGTATGGGAGCATCTGGAAGGCTTGTACGATCGTCGTGAAATGCGTGACAAGGGTATTGCCGCCACACGTCAGCTGGCAAAAAGGCAACTTACGTGGTTGCGTTCGTGGCAAGGGGCACAGTGGCTATTTACTCAACAAGAAAATGGAAATTTCATGACAGTTGAAGAATTAACGCAAATTGCCTTGAAAATTATAGCTAAAAGAGCCATATAA
- the hfq gene encoding RNA chaperone Hfq → MSKGHSLQDPYLNALRKERIPVSIYLVNGIKLQGQVESFDQFVVLLKNTVSQMVYKHAISTIVPSRPVRVPMLNPEAGEDLDSTE, encoded by the coding sequence ATGTCAAAAGGGCATAGCTTACAAGACCCTTACCTTAACGCTTTGCGTAAAGAACGTATCCCTGTTTCAATATATTTAGTAAACGGAATTAAGCTGCAGGGCCAAGTTGAATCTTTTGATCAGTTCGTCGTACTGTTGAAAAATACGGTTAGCCAAATGGTATATAAGCACGCCATATCCACAATTGTCCCATCGCGACCAGTGCGAGTTCCAATGCTGAACCCGGAGGCTGGTGAAGATTTGGATAGTACAGAGTAA